A window of Enoplosus armatus isolate fEnoArm2 chromosome 3, fEnoArm2.hap1, whole genome shotgun sequence contains these coding sequences:
- the ankrd33ab gene encoding ankyrin repeat domain-containing protein 33B encodes MPETTNGRAVSTLYQACARNEPVSLRKVLERGVTKEEVMELDINSWNGLMVACCKGFMDIVYGLHNCPFIDINHQDNEGNTALMIASQAGHINTVMYLLNYYPGIDTEIKDCRGFTALIKAAMTGRNDVVAALVMAGADIHAVDSTKGKCARDWALKTGRFETLHRLRRLKMRPKAEQFCESYVPEWPELRERVAKATAEKSATEKITQRIKNTFGFRLPHDPQDNGCLDHMVRITTSVHSPLISTGCHPLCPTSPPEVGKRRLAVPELVKKHPEELEERSVCHSSGSVSHIIPSIHSAESIATTCCVETERRGSILSLASAKVATTFISRSMARRNSVFPSGCIPKINVSKPLEATPKKEKKKKKKKENGFLEPPKWKYKEIKDEKKKEKKKAEKEKAEKEKKEKRKEKDSKTAKN; translated from the exons ATGCCAGAGACAACAAACGGGCGTGCAGTATCAACACTGTATCAAGCATGCGCCCGTAATGAACCCGTCTCTCTGCGGAAAGTTCTGGAGAGAGGGGTCACAAAAGAGGAGGTCATGGAGCTGGATATCAATAGCTGG AATGGCTTGATGGTGGCTTGCTGCAAAGGTTTCATGGACATTGTATATGGGCTCCACAACTGTCCCTTTATAGACATAAATCACCAGGACAATGAAGGCAACACTGCTCTGATGATTGCATCCCAAGCAG GTCACATCAACACAGTCATGTACCTCCTAAACTACTATCCAGGTATAGACACTGAAATAAAGGACTGTCGAGGCTTCACAGCCCTCATCAAGGCTGCCATGACAGGCCGCAATGACGTTGTGGCTGCCCTTGTTATGGCCG GGGCTGACATACATGCAGTAGACTCCACAAAAGGCAAATGCGCTCGGGACTGGGCACTGAAAACAGGTCGCTTTGAGACTCTGCATCGTCTCCGCCGCCTTAAAATGCGGCCAAAAGCTGAGCAGTTCTGTGAGAGTTATGTCCCTGAATGGCCTGAGCTCAGGGAGAGAGTAGCCAAGGCCACAGCTGAGAAGAGTGCCACGGAAAAAATTACCCAGCGGATCAAAAACACATTCGGATTCAGACTTCCTCATGACCCCCAGGACAATGGGTGCTTGGACCACATGGTGCGCATAACCACCAGTGTCCACAGTCCCCTAATTTCAACTGGATGCCATCCACTCTGCCCTACGAGCCCCCCTGAGGTGGGGAAGAGGCGCCTGGCGGTGCCAGAGCTGGTGAAGAAACACCCAGAGGAATTAGAAGAGAGGTCAGTGTGCCACAGCAGTGGCTCAGTATCACACATCATTCCATCAATCCACTCTGCAGAGTCCATCGCTACAACGTGCTGTGTTGAAACTGAGCGGCGAGGCAGCATCCTCTCATTGGCTTCTGCCAAAGTTGctactacatttatttcccGCAGTATGGCGAGAAGAAACAGCGTATTCCCCTCAGGCTGCATCCCCAAGATCAATGTCAGCAAGCCTTTAGAGGCAAcgccaaagaaagaaaagaagaagaagaaaaagaaagagaacgGCTTTCTGGAGCCACCCAAGTGGAAGTACAAGGAGATCAAGgatgagaaaaagaaggagaagaagaaagctgagaaagaaaaggcagagaaagagaaaaaggagaaaagaaaagaaaaagacagcaagacagCCAAAAACTAA